The Methanococcoides methylutens MM1 genome has a window encoding:
- the purL gene encoding phosphoribosylformylglycinamidine synthase subunit PurL, translating into MLPENDLKIITEEMGREPNLVEQGCFLNLWSEHCSYRSSAPLLKTFTTVGDRVIIGPGDDAAIIRFGDGWVLAIGMESHNHPSYVDPYNGSATGVGGIVRDIISMGARPIALMDPLYFGPLDTPKNLYLFEHIVEGIAGYGNCIGVPVVRGEAYFDETYSGNPLVNVVCVGLAREENIVTACAQKAGNKLVLVGSTTGRDGLGGASFASRDLSEEAEAEDRPSIQIGDPFTEKLLIEATLEAIDTGHVLSCRDLGAAGLAGASSEMASKGNLGMRLMADKVILRESGMTPYEIMISESQERILFEVSPENVDELLAIAEKYDLNASMIGELTERLYYTVEFEGEVVADMPVKLLTEGAPTFERPSTAPAERDIGDKPELPTDLKQAVIDILSSHNIASKEWIYRQYDHEVQVRTVDKPGSDAGVLRIADGKGLALSCGCNPGHTLLDPYEGGKGTLIENSMNLAVKGAEGIALVDCLNFGNPEKPDIYWQFKHAILGLGDAARDLSIPVVGGNVSLYNESGEYGTAIVPTPSIGLIGITGDLETVPASFFEGEGNSVILVGETFDEMGGSEYYNIKGLRNNGNVPKVRENAPKTVETLISIIREGKIEAAHDVSAGGLATALAEMCKETGASIDLSGVSEDLRADDLLFSESHARAILVTSEKDKVLEMLGDIPCTVIGTVGGDDLNIKGNGFDLSFTLDEIAEARASLTKLMME; encoded by the coding sequence GGTGATGATGCTGCTATCATCCGCTTCGGTGATGGCTGGGTACTTGCCATCGGTATGGAGAGCCACAACCATCCTTCCTATGTGGACCCCTACAACGGCTCCGCAACAGGTGTGGGAGGTATCGTGCGTGATATCATCTCCATGGGCGCAAGACCAATTGCACTGATGGATCCTCTCTATTTCGGTCCTCTGGACACCCCGAAGAACCTCTACCTCTTTGAGCACATCGTTGAAGGTATTGCAGGATACGGAAACTGTATTGGAGTTCCTGTTGTCAGGGGAGAGGCTTACTTTGACGAGACCTACAGCGGAAATCCTCTTGTCAATGTTGTTTGCGTGGGCCTTGCCCGCGAGGAGAATATCGTGACCGCCTGTGCACAGAAAGCAGGCAACAAACTGGTACTTGTGGGTTCCACTACCGGCCGTGACGGTCTTGGTGGTGCATCATTCGCTTCCCGTGACCTTTCTGAGGAAGCAGAAGCAGAGGACCGCCCAAGCATCCAGATCGGCGACCCTTTCACAGAAAAGCTCCTCATTGAGGCAACCCTCGAGGCAATCGATACCGGGCATGTACTTTCATGCAGGGATCTTGGTGCAGCAGGTCTTGCAGGTGCAAGTTCCGAAATGGCATCAAAAGGAAATCTTGGAATGCGCCTGATGGCTGACAAGGTAATTCTTCGTGAATCCGGAATGACCCCTTATGAGATCATGATCTCTGAGTCCCAGGAACGTATCCTCTTTGAGGTCTCACCTGAGAACGTAGATGAGCTCCTTGCTATAGCAGAGAAGTACGACCTCAATGCCAGCATGATCGGTGAGCTCACAGAGCGTCTCTATTACACCGTTGAGTTCGAGGGAGAGGTCGTTGCAGATATGCCTGTCAAATTACTTACAGAAGGTGCACCTACCTTTGAGCGTCCTTCAACAGCTCCTGCAGAGCGTGACATTGGTGACAAACCAGAGCTACCAACTGACCTGAAGCAAGCAGTAATTGACATTCTTTCATCTCATAACATTGCATCAAAGGAATGGATCTACAGGCAGTACGACCATGAGGTCCAGGTCCGTACCGTGGACAAGCCCGGATCAGACGCAGGCGTCCTTCGCATTGCAGACGGCAAGGGTCTTGCACTGTCCTGTGGTTGCAACCCGGGACACACCCTTCTTGACCCTTACGAGGGCGGAAAGGGAACTCTCATTGAGAACAGCATGAACCTCGCTGTAAAGGGCGCAGAAGGTATAGCCCTCGTGGACTGTCTCAACTTCGGTAACCCTGAGAAACCTGACATCTACTGGCAGTTCAAGCATGCCATTCTCGGTCTCGGTGACGCTGCAAGGGATCTTTCCATTCCTGTTGTCGGAGGTAATGTTTCCCTCTACAATGAGAGTGGCGAATACGGCACAGCCATCGTCCCGACACCATCCATCGGCCTTATCGGAATTACCGGTGACCTCGAGACAGTACCGGCATCCTTCTTTGAAGGTGAAGGCAACTCCGTCATCCTTGTTGGAGAGACCTTTGATGAAATGGGCGGTTCCGAATACTACAACATAAAAGGACTCAGGAACAACGGCAATGTACCAAAGGTACGTGAGAATGCTCCAAAGACCGTTGAGACCTTGATCAGCATTATCAGGGAAGGTAAAATAGAGGCAGCACATGACGTCTCAGCAGGTGGACTTGCAACAGCTCTTGCTGAAATGTGCAAAGAGACCGGTGCAAGCATAGATCTTTCAGGAGTAAGTGAAGACCTAAGGGCAGACGACCTCCTGTTCTCAGAATCCCATGCAAGGGCTATCCTTGTGACCTCTGAGAAGGATAAGGTCCTTGAGATGCTCGGTGACATCCCATGCACCGTGATCGGTACTGTTGGCGGAGATGACCTGAACATCAAAGGCAATGGCTTTGATCTTTCCTTTACTCTCGATGAGATCGCAGAAGCAAGAGCAAGTCTTACAAAACTGATGATGGAATAA
- a CDS encoding cysteine desulfurase, which produces MFNIHSVRKDFPVLDEVIYLDNGATTQTPVPAVNAMNDYFLKYAANHGRGAHRLARQTTDNYEDARDRIADFLNTAPENTVLTKNASESINMVALGLNWEAGDHVITTLVEHHSNLLPWMRLREKGVDVTIVGSDSEGCIDPKDVDAAITERTKLVSVNHVSNVFGSIRDVEKITHIAQKSGAMVLVDGSQSAGHMAVDVNKIGCDFFATPGHKGMLGPQGTGILCIKDPDVLEPTYVGGGTVHAVTTESYELEPSPSKFEAGTPNIPGVIGLGRAVEYVQEIGVEDIEKHEKDLASYAAKCLAEIEGVEVYGPEDRAGVVPFNVEGMNPHDVAMILDETRKICVRSGYHCAMPSVEMLGVEGTVRASFALYNTEEEVDSLVEGVEQITMLA; this is translated from the coding sequence ATGTTTAACATTCATTCCGTACGCAAAGATTTTCCCGTCCTTGATGAAGTGATCTATCTGGACAATGGCGCTACAACACAAACGCCTGTCCCGGCAGTCAATGCCATGAACGATTACTTCCTCAAATACGCAGCAAATCATGGTCGAGGAGCTCACAGGCTCGCCCGACAGACCACTGATAATTATGAGGATGCAAGGGACAGGATCGCAGATTTCCTGAACACTGCACCAGAGAACACAGTCCTTACCAAGAATGCGAGTGAAAGCATCAATATGGTCGCACTTGGACTCAACTGGGAAGCAGGAGACCACGTGATCACAACCCTTGTAGAGCATCACTCGAACCTGCTCCCATGGATGAGGTTAAGGGAAAAAGGCGTTGATGTCACCATTGTAGGATCGGATAGTGAAGGATGCATCGACCCGAAAGATGTGGATGCTGCAATTACCGAAAGGACAAAACTCGTCTCAGTCAACCACGTATCCAATGTCTTCGGGTCCATAAGGGATGTTGAAAAGATAACACATATCGCACAGAAGAGCGGGGCAATGGTCCTTGTAGACGGCTCACAGTCTGCGGGCCACATGGCCGTTGACGTAAATAAGATCGGATGCGACTTCTTTGCCACACCCGGACACAAGGGAATGCTGGGACCACAGGGAACAGGAATCCTCTGCATCAAAGACCCTGATGTCCTGGAACCCACCTACGTTGGCGGCGGGACTGTCCATGCTGTTACCACAGAAAGTTATGAGCTGGAACCTTCCCCATCAAAGTTCGAGGCCGGCACTCCGAACATCCCGGGAGTCATCGGACTTGGCAGGGCTGTTGAGTACGTTCAGGAGATCGGTGTGGAAGACATAGAGAAACATGAGAAAGACCTGGCTTCATATGCTGCTAAATGTCTTGCAGAGATAGAAGGCGTGGAGGTCTACGGACCTGAGGACAGGGCAGGTGTTGTTCCGTTCAATGTGGAAGGCATGAACCCGCATGATGTTGCCATGATACTGGACGAGACCAGGAAGATCTGCGTCCGAAGCGGATACCACTGTGCTATGCCGTCCGTGGAAATGCTGGGAGTTGAGGGAACTGTGCGAGCATCCTTTGCCCTCTACAATACAGAAGAGGAAGTTGACTCACTTGTTGAAGGTGTCGAGCAGATAACAATGCTCGCATGA